The Streptomyces rubrogriseus genomic sequence CCGGCGACGACCGGGAGGCCGTGGTGACCGGCCTGCGCCGGTCGGGCCGGGTGGTGACCTGTGCCGCGCTGCTCCTCGCGGTGGTGTTCGGCGCCTTCATGACGGGGGGCTTCTCGCCGATCCTGCAGATCGGGCTCGGCCTGACCCTGGCGGTGCTGATCGACGCCACGGTCGTCCGGATGCTGCTGGTGCCGGCCACGATGGCGCTGCTGGGCCGGCGCGCCTGGTGGGCCCCGAAGCCGCTGCGCCGGGCGCACGAGAGGTTCGGGGTGCACGAGGAGGCCCCCGACCCCGCTCCCGTTCCGCCGCAGCCCGCGGCGCGCTGAGACGCCGGGCGCGCAGCCGAGACGCCGGGCGCGCCGCCGAGACGCCGGGCGCGCGGCCCGGCCGGTCCGCGGTTCCTCCCCGACGGGGGTGGGGAGGGACCGCGGTCGGGGCACGCCCGTCCGGCCCGGCACTTTCGTGACGTTCACGACGTTCACGGGCTGAACTCCCCGGCCCCGCAAGGACTTTCTCGGCTTCACCTCTTGACGGCGGCGGCCTCCCGGAGCACATTGGCCGCACTCTGAGAGCGCTCTCAAACGTCTCCCCGCGGAGCGCGCTCGGGGCGTAACGCTTCCCACTCCCGCATCGAGAGGCGACCCCCACATGAGTCAGACATCCGGCAACCCGCCCAGACGCCGGCCGCTGCGCCGGGCGCTGGTGGCCGTCGTCGGCACGCTCGGCCTGGCCGCGGCGGCGACGACCGTCACGGGCCCGTCGGCGGGCGCGGCCGTTCCGCCGCCCCCGTCCGGCTGGACCCAGGTCTTCGCCGACGACTTCGACGGCGCGGCCGGCTCCGGCGTGAACACCGCGAACTGGCAGTACGACACCGGCACCTCGTACCCCGGCGGCCCGGCCAACTGGGGCACCGGCGAGATCGAGACGATGACGTCGTCCCCGAGCAACGTCTCGCTGGACGGCGGCGGCAACCTGCGCATCACCCCGCAGCGCGACGGCGCCGGCAACTGGACCTCGGGCCGCATCGAGACCAAGCGGGCCGACTTCGAGCCCCCGGCCGGCGGCAAGCTGCGCGTGGAGGCCCGTATCCAGGTCCCGAACGTCACCGGGGCCGCCGCCAAGGGCTACTGGCCGGCGTTCTGGATGCTCGGCGCGCCCTACCGCGGCAACTACTGGAACTGGCCCGGTGTCGGCGAGATCGACATCATGGAGAACACCCAGGGCCTCAACACGGTCTGGTCCACGCTGCACTGCGGCACCTCGCCCGGCGGCCCCTGCAACGAGACGAGCGGCATCGGCGGCAACACCCCGTGCCCCGGCGCCACCTGCCAGGCGGGCTTCCACACCTACCGGGTGGAGTGGGACCGCTCGACGAGCGTCGAGGAGATCCGCTTCTACGTCGACGGCAACAACTTCCACACCGTCCGCGCCAACCAGGTCGACGCGACGACCTGGGCGAACGCCACCAACCACGGCTACTTCATCATCCTGAACGTCGCGATGGGCGGCGGCTTCCCGGACGCCTTCGGCGGCGGCCCGGACGGCGGCACCCAGCCCGGCCACTCCATGCTCGTGGACTACGTCCAGGTGCTGTCGGCCGGTGGGAGCGGTACCACGCCACCGCCGACCGGCGGTGACCGCGACGCGTACAGCGCCATCGAGGCGGAGTCGTACGACGCCCAGTCCGGCACCCTGACCGAGGGCACCTCGGACTCGGGCGGCGGCAGCAACCTCGGCGCCCTCGCCAACGGCGACTGGGTGCAGTACAAGGGCGTCGAGTTCGGTTCGAGCGCGGCGACCCAGTTCAAGGCCCGGGTGGCCAGCGGTGCCGCCGCCGGGGTCAGCGGCCTGGTCGAGGTGCGCCTGGACAGCCGCACCAGCACGCCGGTCGGCAGTTTCGCCGTGGGCAACACGGGCGGCTGGCAGTCGTGGCGGACGATCCCGGCGAACATGGCCTCGGTGACCGGCACCCACGACGTCTACCTGACCTTCACCAGCGGCCAGAGCGCCGACTTCGTCAACGTGAACTGGTTCGGCTTCGGCCACTGAGCGGCGACCGACCCCCCGCAGGAGAGGCGAAGGGGCTCCACGCACCGTGGGGCCCCTTCGTCGCGCCGTGCGGCGTCGCTCAGCGCAGCTCCGCCCGGAAGGCGGCCGGTGTCTGGTCGGTGTGCTGCTGGAAGAACTTGGAGAAGTTCGCCGCGTCCGGGAAGCCGACCGCCGCGCCGACCCGCCCGATCGGCAGCTCGGTGTGGGCGAGCAGCCGCTTGGCCTCCAGGACGACACGCTTGTCGATGAAACCCTTGGGCGTCTCACCGGTGGCGGCGCGCACCGCGCGCACCAGGGTGCGGCGGGAGTAGCCGAGCGCGTCGGCGTAGGCGCTGACGCTGTGGTTGGTGGCGAAGCCCCGCTCGACCGCGTCCCGGAAGAGGATGAAGGTGCTGTCCCCCGGCGTCTCCGCCCGCCCCTGCCGCGCCGCCCTCGCGGAACCGGCCGCGAGGTGGGCGAGGCGCAGCAGGAACGCGGAGAGCGTGTGGCGCAGTACGGCCGTGTGCAGGCTCAGCGGGAGTGTGGTCGCGTCCTCGTACTCGCGCCGCAACTGGTCGAGCGCCGCCGTCAGTCCGGCGAGCCGCGCCTCGTCGGGGTGGAGCAGGGGCGGCAGGTCGTAGCGGTAGAGGCCGGTGGCCTCCACGGTGGCGCGGGGCAGGAAGCCGGGCTGCATGGTGAGCACCGTTCCGCGGTACTCGGCCTCCGGCGCGAAGCGGTGGACCTGGCCGGGACGGATCCACAGCAGGTCGCCGGCCGACGCCTCGTACTCGGCGAAGTCGATCATGTGACGGACCGGTCCGCCGGTGAGGAGCATGACGATGTGGAAGTCGATGCGGTGCACGCGGTGCAGCGGCGCCTGCGCGTGCCAGGTGCGGCCGGCGCCCATGGGACCGACCTGCATGCCCACTCCGAGGAGGCTGAGATCGACCGGGAAGGGGAACGTTCTGATCCCGTCGCCGCCGCCTTGGCTTCTTTCGTCCGCCATGTCCGTCTCGTACCGTCCCGCCCGTGTGCCCCGCGGCCGGGGCGTGTCCCAGTTTCACCACAGGCTGACACACCACGACCTTCACTCCCAAAAGTCAGACTTTTAAGTTTGAACGCGTCAGACCAGCTACTTCGCTCCGATCGAGGATTTCTTGAAGATGAGCACGCAGTCGAGCAAGCAGACAGTGGACGGCGCGGACCGCTTCGAATGGACCGAACTCGACCGGCGTGCCGTGGACACCGCCCGGATCCTGGCGGCCGACGCCGTGCAGAAGGTGGGCAACGGTCACCCGGGTACGGCGATGGCCCTCGCCCCGGCCGCCTACACGATCTTTCAGAAGGTGATGCGACACGACCCCGCCGATCCCGAGTGGACCGGCCGTGACCGCTTCGTCCTCTCCCCCGGCCACACCTCGCTGACCCTCTACACCCAGCTCTTCCTCGCCGGGTACGAGGTGGAGCTGGACGACCTCAAGGCCTTCCGCACGCACGGCTCCAGGACGCCGGGCCACCCCGAGTACGGGCACACGGCCGGCGTGGAGACCACCACGGGGCCGCTGGGCCAGGGTGTGGCCAACGCGGTGGGCATGGCGATGGCGGCCCGCTACGAGCGCGGCCTGTTCGACCCCGAAGCCCCCGAGGGCGAGTCGCCCTTCGACCACACGGTCTGGGCGATCGTCAGCGACGGCGACCTCCAGGAGGGCGTCTCCGCCGAGGCCTCGTCGCTCGCCGGTCACCAAAAGCTCGGCAATCTGGTCTTCCTCTACGACGACAACCACATCTCGATCGAGGGCGACACCGTGACCGCGTTCTCCGAGGACGTGCTGAAGCGCTACGAGGCGTACGGCTGGCACACACAGCGCATCGAGCCCGCCGACAGCGGCGACGTGGACGTGCAGGCGCTGCACGCGGCGCTGACGGCGGCGAAGGCCGAGACCGGCCGCCCGTCCATCATCGCCATGCGCACGATCATCGCCTGGCCCGCCCCGAACGCCCGGAACACCGAGGCCTCCCACGGCTCCGCCCTCGGCGCGGACGAGGTCGCCGCCACCAAGCGCGTCCTCGGTTTCGACCCGGAGCAGTCCTTCGAGGTCGCCGACGAGGTCCTCGCCCACACCCGCCGGGCCCTGGACCGGGGTGCCGAGGCGCACGCCGCCTGGGACAAGCGGATCGCCGCCTGGCGCGACGCCGCCCCCGAGCGCGCGGAGCTGTTCGACCGGGTGGTCGCCGGCCGGCTGCCCGAGGGCTGGGAGGACTCCCTGCCGGTGTTCGAGACCGGCAAGGCGGTCGCCACCCGGGCCGCCTCCGGCAAGGTCCTCCAGGCGCTCGGCCCGGTGCTGCCCGAACTGTGGGGCGGCTCGGCCGACCTGGCCGGCTCGAACAACACGACGATCGACAAGACGTCGTCCTTCCTGCCGGAGGGCAACCCGTTGCCCGGCGCCGACCCGTACGGCCGCACCGTGCACTTCGGCATCCGCGAGTTCTCGATGGCCGCGGAGATGAACGGCATCGCCCTGCACGGCAACACCCGGATCTACGGCGGCACCTTCCTGGTCTTCTCCGACTACATGCGCAACGCGGTGCGCATGTCCGCGCTGATGCAGCTGCCGGTGACGTACGTGTGGACGCACGACTCCATCGGCCTCGGCGAGGACGGGCCCACCCACCAGCCGGTCGAACACCTGGCCTCGCTGCGCGCGATCCCCGGCCTCAACGTCGTCCGCCCCGCCGACGCCAACGAGACCGCGACCGTGTGGGCCGAGATCCTGCGCCGCCACTCCACCCACCCGGCGCCGCACGGCCTCGCCCTCACCCGCCAGGGCGTGCCCACCTACGCCCCGAACCCGGACGCGGCACGCGGCGGGTACGTCCTCGCCGACGCCTCCTCCGGCGCCCCGGACGTCGTCCTGATCGCCACCGGCTCCGAGGTGCAGCTCGCGATGGCCGCGCGGGAGACGCTGGAGGCCGAGGGCACCGCGACGCGCGTGGTGTCGATGCCGTCCGTGGAGTGGTTCGAGGAGCAGCCCCGCGCCTACCGCGAGAGCGTGCTGCCGCCGTCCGTGCGGGCCCGGGTGGCCGTGGAGGCCGGGATCGGCCTGACCTGGCACCGGTACGTCGGGGACGCGGGACGCATCGTCTCCCTGGAGCACTTCGGCGCCTCCGCCGACGCGAAGATTTTGTTCACCGAGTTCGGCTTCACCGCCGGGCACGTGGCCGGCGCCGCCCGGGAATCCCTGGCCGCCGCTCGCGGCTGATCCCACCGGATCCCATCCCGGTCCGGACCCGTTTCGACCTCGATCCGAGGGCAGAAAGAGAAGATGATCACTGTGACCGAAGCAACCGCCACCGCGGGAGCACTCCAGCGCCTGGCCGACCAGGGCGTGTCCGTCTGGCTCGACGACCTGTCGCGGCGGCGGATCGAGTCCGGCAACCTCGCCGAGCTGATCAGGACGAAGAACGTCGTCGGCGTCACCACCAACCCGTCCATCTTCCAGGCCGCCATAGGCTCCGGCGAGGGGTACGAGGAGCAGCTCGCCGACCTGGCGACCCGCGGTGTCACCGTCGACGAGGCGGTCCGCATGATGACCACCGCCGACGTCCGCGCCGCCGCCGACGTGCTGCGCGGGGTGTACGACGCGACCGGCGGGCGCGACGGCCGGGTCTCCATCGAGGTCGACCCCCGGCTCGCCCACGACACCCGGGCCACGGTCGCCGAGGCGCGGCAGCTGGCCTGGCTGGTCGACCGCCCCAACGTGATGATCAAGATCCCGGCGACGAGGGCCGGTCTCCCGGCCATCACCGAGGTCATCGGCGCGGGCATCAGCGTCAACGTCACGCTGATCTTCTCCCTGGAGCGCTACCGCGAGGTGATGGACGCCTACCTCGCCGGCCTGGAGAAGGCGCAGGCGGCCGGGATCGAGCTGGCCGGCATCCACTCGGTCGCGTCGTTCTTCGTCTCCCGCGTCGACAGCGAGATCGACAAGCGCCTGTCCCTGCTGGGCACCGAGGAGGCGCTCGGCCTGCGCGGCCGGGCGGCACTGGCCAACGCGCGACTGGCCTACGAGGCGTACGAGAACGTCTTCGCGGGCGACCGCTTCACCGCCCTCGCGGGGTCCCGCGCCAACCCCCAGCGCCCCCTGTGGGCGTCCACCGGTGTGAAGGACCCGGCATTCCGGGACACCCTGTACGTGGAGGAGCTGGTCGCCCCCGGCACCGTGAACACGATGCCGGAGGCCACCCTGGACGCCGCCGCCGATCACGGCGACGTACGGGGCGACACGGTCACCGGCGGGTACGCCCAGGCCCGGGCCGATCTCGCGGCCGTGGAGCGGCTCGGCGTGTCGTACGACGAGGTGGTGGAGCAGTTGGAGCAGGAGGGCGTGGCGAAGTTCGAGGCGGCCTGGCAGGAGCTGCTCGCCGCCGTGACGAAGTCCCTCGACAGCAAGGGAGTTGACGGGGAATGAGCGAGGAGCTTCCCGCTACGACGGTCCGGGAGACCAAGGCGACGAAGGAAGCCAAGGAGGCCCGGGCGGCGCAGGAGGCGGCCGGACCGCCGCTCGCCGAGGAGGCCGAGCAGGCCCGCGTCGCCGGAGCGGCGAAGGCCGCCGGCGCGTCCGGGTCGTCCCGGAGCGCGAAGAAGACCGGGGCGTCCCGCGCGGCCAGGGCGGCGAAGGGCAAGGGTGCGGCCGGCCGGGCCGTGGAGCCGGTGGCACCGCTCGACTGGAGCAACCCGCTGCGCGATCCCCAGGACCGCCGTCTCCCCCGCATCGCGGGCCCGTCCGGGCTGGTCATCTTCGGCGTCACCGGTGACCTGTCCCGCAAGAAGCTGATGCCCGCCGTGTACGACCTGGCCAACCGCGGCCTGCTGCCGCCCGGCTTCTCGCTGGTCGGCTTCGCCCGCCGGGACTGGGAGGACCAGGACTTCGCCGAGGTCGTGCACGACGCGGTCAGGGAGCACGCGCGCACGCCGTTCCGCGAGGAGGTCTGGCAGCAGCTCTCCGAGGGCATGCGCTTCATCCCCGGCGACTTCGACGACGACAACGCGTTCGAACAGCTGCGCAAGGCCGTCGAGGAGCTGGACGCGTCCCGCGGCACCAGCGGCAACTACGCCTTCTACCTCTCCGTGCCGCCGAAGTTCTTCCCGAAGGTCGTCCAGCAGCTCAAGAAGCACGGGCTGACCGACGCGCCCGAGGGTTCCTGGCGCCGTGCGGTCATCGAGAAGCCGTTCGGCCACGACCTGGACAGCGCCCGCGACCTGAACGCGCTGGTGCACGAGGTGTTCGACCCGGAGCAGGTCTTCCGCATCGACCACTACCTGGGCAAGGAGACGGTCCAGAACATCCTGGCGCTGCGCTTCGCCAACCAGATGTACGAGCCGATCTGGAACCGGTCCTACGTGGACCACGTGCAGATCACGATGGCCGAGGACATCGGCATCGGCGGCCGGGCCGGCTACTACGACGGCATCGGCGCCGCCCGCGACGTCATCCAGAACCACCTGCTCCAGCTGATGGCGCTGACCGCCATGGAGGAGCCGGCCGCCTTCGACGCGCGGTCGCTGCTCACCGAGAAGCTGAAGGTGCTGCGCGCCGTGCGGCTGCCCGACGACCTGGGCGAGCACACCGTGCGCGGGCAGTACGCGGGCGGCTGGCAGGGCGGCGCGCAGGTGCCCGGCTACCTGGAGGAGGACGGCATCGACCCGGCCTCCACCACGGACACCTACGCGGCCATCAAGCTCGGCATCGACAACCGCCGCTGGGCCGGGGTGCCCTTCTACCTGCGCACCGGCAAGCGCCTGGGCCGCCGGGTCACCGAGATCGCGGTCGTCTTCCAGCGGGCCCCGCACTCGCCCTTCGACTCCACGGCGACGGAGGAGCTGGGCGAGAACGCCATCGTCATCCGCGTCCAGCCCGACGAGGGCATGACGGTGCGCTTCGGCTCCAAGGTGCCGGGCACGTCGATGGAGATCCGGGACGTGTCGATGGACTTCGCGTACGGCGAGTCCTTCACCGAGTCCAGCCCGGAGGCGTACGAACGGCTGATCCTGGACGTCCTTCTGGGTGACGCCAACCTGTTCCCGCGCCACCAGGAGGTGGAAGAGTCCTGGCGGATCCTCGACCCGATCGAGGAGTACTGGGCCTCGCACGACAAGCCCGCGCAGTACGCGTCGGGCGGCTGGGGACCGCGGGAAGCGGACGAGATGCTCGCACGAGACGGACGGAGCTGGCGCAGGCCATGAGGATCGACCTGACCGACACCACGGCAAGCAAGATCAACAAGGCGCTGGTGCAGGGCCGCCGGGCCATCGGCACCCCGGCCGTGGGCATGGTGCTCACGCTGGTCATCGTCACGGACGAGGAGAACGCCTACGACGCGATCAAGGCCGCCGAGGAGGCCTCACACGAGCACCCCTCGCGCACCCTGGTCGTCATCAAGCGCCATCCCCGCAACCTGCGCGACCGCACCCGCTCGCACCTCGACGCCGAGGTCCGGGTCGGCTCCGAGGCCGGGACCGGCGAGACGGTCGTCCTGCGCATGTACGGCGAGGTGTCCGAGCACGCCGACTCGGTGGTGCTGCCGCTGCTGCTGCCGGACGCGCCGGTCGTCGTGTGGTGGCCGGTGGAGGCGCCGGACAACCCCGCGAAGGACCCGCTGGGCGCGCTGGCCCAGCGCCGGATCACCGACCTCTACACGGTCGAACGGCCGATGGAGGTCCTGGAGCGCCGGGTCCGCGCCTACGCGCCCGGCGACACCGACCTGGCCTGGACCCGGCTGACGCTGTGGCGCTCGATGCTGGCCGCGGCCCTGGACCAGGCCCGGGTACCGGTGACCTCCGCGGTCGTGGAGGCCGAGGCCGACAACCCGGCCGCCGAGCTGCTGGCCCGCTGGATGGAGGCCCGCCTCGGCGTCCGCGTGGACCGCGTGGTCACCGACGGCCCGGTGGTGACGGCGGTCCGCCTCGGCACGGCGAACGGCGAGATCGTCGTCGACCGGCCGGAGGGCCCGCTCGCCACGATGACCCTGCCGGGTCAGCCCTCGCGCTCCGTCGCCCTGAAGGTGCGCCCCACCTCCGAACTCATCGCCGAGGAGCTCAGGCGCCTCGACGCCGACGAGATGTACGCCGTCGCCCTGCGCGGCAAGGCCGGCAAGGAGACCCCTGTCCATGTCTGACACCCCGAAGCTCAACCAGCGGCCCGAGTGGACCGCGCTCGCGGACCACGCCAAGGGCACGCTGCCCCACCCGGACCTGCGCGAGCTGTTCGCCCAGGACCCCGGGCGGGCGGAGCGCTACGTCGTGCGCGTCGGCGACCTGCGCATCGACTACTCGAAGCACCTGGTCACCGACGAGACGCTGGCCCTGCTCCAGGAGCTGGCCGCAGCGACCGACGTGGCCGGGCTGCGCGACGCGATGTTCCGCGGTGAGCGGATCAACATCACCGAGGACCGGGCGGTGCTGCACACCGCGCTGCGGGCCCCACGCGACGCGGTGATCGAGGTCGACGGCGAGAACGTCGTCCCCAAGGTGCACGCCGTGCTCGACAAGATGGCCGGCTTCGCCGACCGGGTCCGCTCCGGCGAGTGGACCGGCCACACCGGCCGGCGCATCAAGAACGTCGTCAACATCGGCATCGGCGGCTCCGACCTCGGTCCGGCGATGGCCTACGAGGCGCTGCGGGCCTTCACCGACCGCTCCCTCACCCTCCGCTTCGTGTCCAACGTGGACGGCGCCGACCTGCACGAGGCGGTCCGGGACCTGGACCCGGCTCAGACGCTGTTCGTCATCGCGTCCAAGACCTTCACCACCATCGAGACGATCACGAACGCCACGTCCGCCCGCTCCTGGCTGCTGGACGGCCTCGGGGGTGACGAGAAGGCGGTCGCGAAGCACTTCGTGGCCCTGTCGACCAACGCCGAGAAGGTCGCGGACTTCGGCATCGACACGGCCAACATGTTCGAGTTCTGGGACTGGGTCGGCGGCCGCTACTCCTTCGACTCGGCCATCGGCCTCTCCCTGATGATCGCCATCGGCCCGGACCGCTTCCGGGAGATGCTCGACGGCTTCCGCATCGTCGACGAGCACTTCCGCAACGCCGAGGCCCCGGCCAACGCGCCGCTGCTCCTCGGCCTGCTGGGCGTCTGGTACGGCGACTTCCTGGGCGCGCAGTCGCACGCGGTGCTGCCGTACTCGCACTACCTGTCGAAGTTCACCGCGTACCTCCAGCAGCTGGACATGGAGTCCAACGGCAAGTCCGTCGACCGCGAGGGCAATCCCGTGGAGTGGCAGACCGGGCCGGTGGTGTGGGGCACGCCCGGCACCAACGGGCAGCACGCGTACTACCAGTTGATCCATCAGGGCACGAAGCTGATCCCGGCGGACTTCATCGGCTTCGCGCGGCCCGTGGCCGAGCTGAGTGACGAACTCAAGGCTCAGCACGACCTGCTGATGGCCAACTTCTTCGCCCAGACCCAGGCCCTCGCCTTCGGCAAGACCCCGGACGAGGTACGCGCCGAGGGAGTGCCCGAGGAACTGGTCCCGCACAAGACCTTCCGCGGCAACCACCCCACCACGACCGTCCTGGCCGCCGAACTGACCCCCTCCGTCCTCGGCCAGCTCATCGCCCTCTACGAGCACAAGGTCTTCGTCCAGGGCGCGATCTGGAACATCGACTCCTTCGACCAGTGGGGCGTCGAACTCGGCAAGGTGCTCGCCAAGCGCGTCGAACCGGCCCTCACCGAGGGCGCGGACGTGCCCGGCCTCGATCCGTCCACGGCCGCGCTGGTGGCCGCCTACCGCGAACTGAAGGAAGTGCACTGACATGCAGATCGGTCTTGTGGGTCTCGGCAAGATGGGCGGCAACATGCGCGAGCGCCTGCGCAACGCCGGCCACACCGTCGTCGGA encodes the following:
- a CDS encoding glycoside hydrolase family 16 protein, with product MSQTSGNPPRRRPLRRALVAVVGTLGLAAAATTVTGPSAGAAVPPPPSGWTQVFADDFDGAAGSGVNTANWQYDTGTSYPGGPANWGTGEIETMTSSPSNVSLDGGGNLRITPQRDGAGNWTSGRIETKRADFEPPAGGKLRVEARIQVPNVTGAAAKGYWPAFWMLGAPYRGNYWNWPGVGEIDIMENTQGLNTVWSTLHCGTSPGGPCNETSGIGGNTPCPGATCQAGFHTYRVEWDRSTSVEEIRFYVDGNNFHTVRANQVDATTWANATNHGYFIILNVAMGGGFPDAFGGGPDGGTQPGHSMLVDYVQVLSAGGSGTTPPPTGGDRDAYSAIEAESYDAQSGTLTEGTSDSGGGSNLGALANGDWVQYKGVEFGSSAATQFKARVASGAAAGVSGLVEVRLDSRTSTPVGSFAVGNTGGWQSWRTIPANMASVTGTHDVYLTFTSGQSADFVNVNWFGFGH
- a CDS encoding helix-turn-helix transcriptional regulator, with protein sequence MADERSQGGGDGIRTFPFPVDLSLLGVGMQVGPMGAGRTWHAQAPLHRVHRIDFHIVMLLTGGPVRHMIDFAEYEASAGDLLWIRPGQVHRFAPEAEYRGTVLTMQPGFLPRATVEATGLYRYDLPPLLHPDEARLAGLTAALDQLRREYEDATTLPLSLHTAVLRHTLSAFLLRLAHLAAGSARAARQGRAETPGDSTFILFRDAVERGFATNHSVSAYADALGYSRRTLVRAVRAATGETPKGFIDKRVVLEAKRLLAHTELPIGRVGAAVGFPDAANFSKFFQQHTDQTPAAFRAELR
- the tkt gene encoding transketolase, with amino-acid sequence MSTQSSKQTVDGADRFEWTELDRRAVDTARILAADAVQKVGNGHPGTAMALAPAAYTIFQKVMRHDPADPEWTGRDRFVLSPGHTSLTLYTQLFLAGYEVELDDLKAFRTHGSRTPGHPEYGHTAGVETTTGPLGQGVANAVGMAMAARYERGLFDPEAPEGESPFDHTVWAIVSDGDLQEGVSAEASSLAGHQKLGNLVFLYDDNHISIEGDTVTAFSEDVLKRYEAYGWHTQRIEPADSGDVDVQALHAALTAAKAETGRPSIIAMRTIIAWPAPNARNTEASHGSALGADEVAATKRVLGFDPEQSFEVADEVLAHTRRALDRGAEAHAAWDKRIAAWRDAAPERAELFDRVVAGRLPEGWEDSLPVFETGKAVATRAASGKVLQALGPVLPELWGGSADLAGSNNTTIDKTSSFLPEGNPLPGADPYGRTVHFGIREFSMAAEMNGIALHGNTRIYGGTFLVFSDYMRNAVRMSALMQLPVTYVWTHDSIGLGEDGPTHQPVEHLASLRAIPGLNVVRPADANETATVWAEILRRHSTHPAPHGLALTRQGVPTYAPNPDAARGGYVLADASSGAPDVVLIATGSEVQLAMAARETLEAEGTATRVVSMPSVEWFEEQPRAYRESVLPPSVRARVAVEAGIGLTWHRYVGDAGRIVSLEHFGASADAKILFTEFGFTAGHVAGAARESLAAARG
- the tal gene encoding transaldolase, translated to MITVTEATATAGALQRLADQGVSVWLDDLSRRRIESGNLAELIRTKNVVGVTTNPSIFQAAIGSGEGYEEQLADLATRGVTVDEAVRMMTTADVRAAADVLRGVYDATGGRDGRVSIEVDPRLAHDTRATVAEARQLAWLVDRPNVMIKIPATRAGLPAITEVIGAGISVNVTLIFSLERYREVMDAYLAGLEKAQAAGIELAGIHSVASFFVSRVDSEIDKRLSLLGTEEALGLRGRAALANARLAYEAYENVFAGDRFTALAGSRANPQRPLWASTGVKDPAFRDTLYVEELVAPGTVNTMPEATLDAAADHGDVRGDTVTGGYAQARADLAAVERLGVSYDEVVEQLEQEGVAKFEAAWQELLAAVTKSLDSKGVDGE
- the zwf gene encoding glucose-6-phosphate dehydrogenase, giving the protein MSEELPATTVRETKATKEAKEARAAQEAAGPPLAEEAEQARVAGAAKAAGASGSSRSAKKTGASRAARAAKGKGAAGRAVEPVAPLDWSNPLRDPQDRRLPRIAGPSGLVIFGVTGDLSRKKLMPAVYDLANRGLLPPGFSLVGFARRDWEDQDFAEVVHDAVREHARTPFREEVWQQLSEGMRFIPGDFDDDNAFEQLRKAVEELDASRGTSGNYAFYLSVPPKFFPKVVQQLKKHGLTDAPEGSWRRAVIEKPFGHDLDSARDLNALVHEVFDPEQVFRIDHYLGKETVQNILALRFANQMYEPIWNRSYVDHVQITMAEDIGIGGRAGYYDGIGAARDVIQNHLLQLMALTAMEEPAAFDARSLLTEKLKVLRAVRLPDDLGEHTVRGQYAGGWQGGAQVPGYLEEDGIDPASTTDTYAAIKLGIDNRRWAGVPFYLRTGKRLGRRVTEIAVVFQRAPHSPFDSTATEELGENAIVIRVQPDEGMTVRFGSKVPGTSMEIRDVSMDFAYGESFTESSPEAYERLILDVLLGDANLFPRHQEVEESWRILDPIEEYWASHDKPAQYASGGWGPREADEMLARDGRSWRRP
- the opcA gene encoding glucose-6-phosphate dehydrogenase assembly protein OpcA encodes the protein MRIDLTDTTASKINKALVQGRRAIGTPAVGMVLTLVIVTDEENAYDAIKAAEEASHEHPSRTLVVIKRHPRNLRDRTRSHLDAEVRVGSEAGTGETVVLRMYGEVSEHADSVVLPLLLPDAPVVVWWPVEAPDNPAKDPLGALAQRRITDLYTVERPMEVLERRVRAYAPGDTDLAWTRLTLWRSMLAAALDQARVPVTSAVVEAEADNPAAELLARWMEARLGVRVDRVVTDGPVVTAVRLGTANGEIVVDRPEGPLATMTLPGQPSRSVALKVRPTSELIAEELRRLDADEMYAVALRGKAGKETPVHV
- the pgi gene encoding glucose-6-phosphate isomerase, whose protein sequence is MSDTPKLNQRPEWTALADHAKGTLPHPDLRELFAQDPGRAERYVVRVGDLRIDYSKHLVTDETLALLQELAAATDVAGLRDAMFRGERINITEDRAVLHTALRAPRDAVIEVDGENVVPKVHAVLDKMAGFADRVRSGEWTGHTGRRIKNVVNIGIGGSDLGPAMAYEALRAFTDRSLTLRFVSNVDGADLHEAVRDLDPAQTLFVIASKTFTTIETITNATSARSWLLDGLGGDEKAVAKHFVALSTNAEKVADFGIDTANMFEFWDWVGGRYSFDSAIGLSLMIAIGPDRFREMLDGFRIVDEHFRNAEAPANAPLLLGLLGVWYGDFLGAQSHAVLPYSHYLSKFTAYLQQLDMESNGKSVDREGNPVEWQTGPVVWGTPGTNGQHAYYQLIHQGTKLIPADFIGFARPVAELSDELKAQHDLLMANFFAQTQALAFGKTPDEVRAEGVPEELVPHKTFRGNHPTTTVLAAELTPSVLGQLIALYEHKVFVQGAIWNIDSFDQWGVELGKVLAKRVEPALTEGADVPGLDPSTAALVAAYRELKEVH